In one Asterias amurensis chromosome 9, ASM3211899v1 genomic region, the following are encoded:
- the LOC139941758 gene encoding E3 ubiquitin-protein ligase CCNB1IP1-like: MDDMVCNFKKCRKRLSSFAWVTSCSHIFCDEDGTREFNRCFSCPACDTNLPGKFDIVRIDLSPSEQYKSMVLAGQKPDVIQEVSGRAMAFWRYQVQQEKIYQDYVSNKSKERSAQLEQYYEHTVTKLQAEVAALKNQTSAVKKELESSKKRSHELSDKLGERCRQHQKLQMLYDSLRRQTISASSLDPNGSHEGFVGQAPLQIPNTSFDIPISSGEESSYHPTRHRGGGDRARLTSPAEKEFVLRPSYTPTRNIVPSSAPSPLQMQNRFSMELGTPNEIARRIGNRKV; this comes from the exons ATGGATGATATGGTTTGCAATTTCAAGAAGTGTAGGAAGAGGCTAAGCTCTTTTGCATGGGTCACCTCGTGTTCAC ACATTTTTTGTGACGAGGACGGTACAAGAGAGTTTAACAGATGCTTTTCATGCCCAGCAT GTGATACCAACCTACCAGGAAAGTTTGACATTGTCCGCATTGACTTGTCGCCATCGGAGCAGTACAAATCAATGGTCTTAGCAGGACAGAAGCCTGATGTTATTCAAGAAGTGTCTGGAAGAGCCATGGCCTTTTGGAGATACCAG GTTCAACAAGAGAAGATCTATCAAGACTACGTCTCAAATAAATCCAAGGAACGCAGTGCACAGTTGGAACAATACTATGAACACACAGTCACCAAACTACAAGCAGAAGTAGCGG CCCTAAAGAACCAAACTTCAG CGGTGAAAAAAGAGCTTGAATCTTCAAAGAAGAGGTCCCATGAGTTATCCGATAAATTAGGTGAACGATGCAGACAGCATCAGAAACTGCAG ATGCTGTATGATTCACTCAGAAG aCAAACAATTAGTGCAAGTTCTTTGGATCCTAACGGATCACATGAGGGTTTTGTTGGTCAGGCTCCGCTGCAAATCCCCAACACAAGCTTTGACATTCCAATTTCATCTGGAGAAG agaGCTCTTATCATCCAACTCGTCATCGAGGTGGAGGTGACCGAGCTAGACTTACATCACCAGCAGAGA aaGAGTTTGTTTTGCGTCCGAGCTACACACCAACCCGGAATATTGTCCCATCATCGGCACCCAGTCCACTGCAAATGCAGAACCGTTTCAGTATGGAACTAGGAACACCAAATGAGATCGCTCGTAGGATTGGCAACAGGAAAGTTTGA